In Deinococcus maricopensis DSM 21211, one genomic interval encodes:
- a CDS encoding metal-sensitive transcriptional regulator: MPEDARKRAARRLAIARGHLEGIIRMLDNPDAYCVDVLRQIKAVQGALSGAGEVVLRGHLEAHVATAHERGDTVEIVEELMEALKYT, from the coding sequence ATGCCCGAGGACGCTCGCAAACGCGCCGCCCGCCGCCTCGCCATCGCGCGCGGGCACCTGGAGGGCATCATCCGCATGCTCGACAACCCGGACGCGTACTGCGTGGACGTCCTGCGGCAGATCAAGGCCGTGCAGGGCGCCCTGAGCGGCGCGGGCGAGGTGGTCCTGCGCGGCCACCTGGAGGCGCACGTCGCCACCGCCCATGAGCGCGGCGACACTGTCGAGATCGTCGAAGAACTCATGGAAGCCCTCAAGTACACCTGA
- a CDS encoding sugar ABC transporter ATP-binding protein, producing MTQDALLHMTDIHKTFGGVPALRGAHLHVGRGEVHALIGQNGAGKSTLLKILTGAYRKDHGEVHFGGRPADFATPKRAQEAGIATIYQEVNLVRLQTVSENVLLGHEPRRFGLIDWRATHARTRELLGGIGVNVDVTRPLEHYSIAVQQMVAIARALALNARLVVMDEPTSSLDDREVETLFRVIRQLRDAGVSVIFVSHRLDELYSICSHITVMRDGLTVYQGPLPQLSKLQLVSSMLGRNAQEVVREGQTGFARTERGAETVLDAARLHREPRVQGVDLQVRRKEVVGLAGLLGSGRTETARTLFAAEPPRSGEVHFKGRRVHWRTPHDAIRDGVAFCGEDRKHDGIIPDWSVRENLTLALLPRLTRAGIVNRAEQQRVVETFAGRLGVRCASFEQPIRELSGGNQQKVLLARWLCMNPDLLILDEPTRGIDVGAKAEIQRLISELAEDGLGVLMISSDLEELIEGCHRVTVLRDGRPVQHLSEGELSEDNMLAAMAHDAADGGRAHAGHH from the coding sequence ATGACCCAAGACGCCCTGCTTCACATGACCGACATTCACAAGACCTTCGGTGGTGTGCCTGCCCTGCGCGGCGCGCACCTGCACGTCGGGCGCGGCGAGGTGCACGCCCTGATCGGCCAGAACGGCGCCGGCAAATCCACCCTGCTCAAGATCCTGACGGGCGCGTACCGCAAAGACCACGGCGAAGTGCACTTCGGCGGGCGCCCCGCCGACTTCGCCACCCCGAAGCGCGCGCAGGAGGCCGGGATCGCCACCATCTACCAGGAGGTGAACCTCGTGCGCCTCCAGACGGTCTCCGAGAACGTGCTGCTCGGGCACGAACCGCGCCGATTCGGCCTGATCGACTGGCGCGCCACGCACGCCCGCACCCGCGAGCTCCTTGGCGGCATCGGCGTGAACGTGGACGTCACCCGGCCCCTGGAGCACTACAGCATTGCCGTGCAGCAGATGGTCGCCATTGCCCGCGCGCTGGCCCTCAACGCGCGCCTCGTCGTGATGGATGAACCCACCTCGTCCCTGGATGACCGCGAAGTCGAAACGCTCTTCCGCGTGATCCGTCAACTGCGCGACGCGGGCGTGTCGGTGATCTTCGTGTCGCACCGCCTGGATGAGCTGTACTCGATCTGCAGCCACATCACCGTCATGCGGGACGGCCTGACGGTGTACCAGGGGCCGCTGCCGCAGCTCAGCAAACTGCAGCTCGTCTCGAGCATGCTCGGCCGGAACGCGCAGGAGGTCGTGCGCGAGGGGCAGACCGGCTTCGCGCGGACGGAGCGCGGGGCCGAAACGGTCCTGGACGCCGCGCGCCTGCACCGCGAGCCGCGCGTGCAGGGCGTGGACCTGCAGGTGCGCCGCAAGGAGGTCGTGGGCCTCGCGGGCCTGCTCGGGTCGGGCCGCACCGAAACCGCGCGGACGCTGTTCGCGGCCGAGCCACCCCGCTCCGGCGAGGTTCACTTCAAAGGCCGCCGCGTGCACTGGCGCACCCCGCACGACGCCATCCGTGACGGCGTCGCGTTCTGCGGCGAGGACCGCAAGCACGACGGGATCATCCCCGACTGGTCCGTGCGCGAGAACCTCACGCTGGCGCTCCTGCCGCGCCTGACCCGCGCGGGCATCGTGAACCGCGCCGAGCAGCAGCGGGTCGTGGAGACCTTCGCGGGGCGGCTCGGCGTGCGCTGCGCCAGCTTCGAGCAGCCGATCCGCGAGCTGTCCGGCGGGAATCAGCAGAAGGTGCTGCTCGCCCGGTGGCTGTGCATGAACCCGGACCTGCTGATCCTCGACGAGCCCACGCGCGGCATTGACGTGGGCGCCAAAGCGGAAATCCAGCGGCTCATCAGCGAACTCGCCGAGGACGGCCTGGGCGTGCTGATGATCTCCTCGGACCTGGAGGAACTCATCGAGGGGTGCCACCGCGTCACGGTCCTGCGCGACGGGCGACCCGTGCAGCACCTGAGCGAAGGTGAACTCAGCGAGGACAACATGCTGGCGGCCATGGCGCACGACGCCGCCGATGGAGGACGTGCACATGCTGGCCACCACTAA
- a CDS encoding LacI family DNA-binding transcriptional regulator, translating into MSKAITRNATITDVAKLAGVSYQTVSRVINDHPSVAPATRERVQNAIDALNYRPSLVAKSLVTRRTQLIGVVAYGTDQYGPAQIVQNVERAAREYGYEILLTTLHAFATAEMQANVQRLMQFGVDGVVLLTPFQPQMAVDAVGGSLPYILIDANEKVEGSSVIIDQFEGACQATTHLLDLGHERILHVSGPVEWSDAELRHQGYVHALERARLEPLPRLIGDWSARSGHEAVQRALQDGLPFTAVFAGNDQMALGAIAALHASGRRVPEDVSVVGFDNTPESAFFSPALTTVHQNFAALGRKSMDNLMRVMRDPERPARQYILQPQLIVRQSTGPAPR; encoded by the coding sequence ATGTCCAAAGCGATCACGCGAAACGCCACCATCACCGACGTCGCCAAACTGGCCGGCGTCTCGTATCAGACCGTGTCGCGCGTCATCAACGACCACCCGAGCGTCGCCCCGGCCACGCGCGAACGCGTTCAGAACGCCATCGACGCCCTCAACTACCGCCCGAGCCTGGTGGCCAAAAGCCTCGTGACGCGCCGCACGCAACTCATCGGCGTCGTCGCGTACGGTACGGACCAGTACGGTCCGGCGCAGATCGTGCAGAACGTCGAGCGGGCCGCGCGGGAGTACGGGTACGAGATCCTCCTCACGACGCTGCACGCGTTCGCCACCGCGGAAATGCAGGCGAACGTGCAGCGCCTGATGCAGTTCGGCGTGGACGGCGTGGTGCTGCTCACGCCGTTCCAGCCGCAGATGGCCGTGGACGCTGTAGGGGGGTCCCTACCGTACATCCTGATCGACGCGAACGAGAAGGTGGAGGGCAGCAGCGTCATCATCGATCAGTTCGAGGGGGCGTGCCAGGCGACGACGCACCTGCTGGACCTCGGGCACGAACGCATCCTGCACGTGAGCGGCCCGGTCGAGTGGAGTGACGCGGAACTCCGCCATCAGGGGTACGTGCACGCGCTGGAACGCGCGCGGCTGGAGCCGCTTCCCCGGTTGATCGGCGACTGGAGCGCGCGCAGCGGCCATGAGGCCGTGCAGCGCGCCCTGCAGGACGGCCTGCCCTTCACGGCGGTGTTCGCGGGGAACGACCAGATGGCGCTCGGCGCGATCGCGGCGCTGCACGCGAGCGGGCGGCGCGTGCCGGAGGACGTGTCGGTGGTGGGGTTCGACAACACGCCGGAATCCGCGTTCTTCAGTCCGGCGCTCACGACGGTGCACCAGAACTTCGCGGCGCTCGGCCGCAAGAGCATGGACAACCTGATGCGCGTCATGCGCGACCCGGAGCGGCCGGCGCGGCAGTACATCCTGCAGCCGCAGCTGATCGTGCGGCAGTCCACCGGTCCGGCCCCGCGCTGA
- a CDS encoding ABC transporter permease codes for MLATTKTPARRPAVNVAQFSALIALLGLVLFNVVTTPNFLTLNTLNINMTQTATILIVAVGMTYVIATGGIDLSVGSIMAISGAIAPLLFLNAHLSPGVALGLAVLLPLTAAGLCGVFNGLLVTRFHVQPIIATLVLFIAGRGIAQVISGGALVNFPPSTFTFLGTARFFGVNIQVFLMLLILAVATWVLRSTLFGRHVVAVGGNAQAAWLSGVPVARTRVAVYAISGMLAGLAGLITIAVNNSSDANLVGQNMELDAIAAVAVGGTALSGGKVTLFGTLVGALFIQLLRYTLLVKGMPDAAALIVKAAIIIAAVALQYRRK; via the coding sequence ATGCTGGCCACCACTAAGACGCCCGCGCGGCGTCCCGCCGTGAACGTCGCGCAGTTCAGCGCGCTGATCGCCCTGCTCGGGCTGGTGCTGTTCAATGTCGTCACCACCCCGAACTTCCTGACGCTCAACACGCTGAACATCAACATGACGCAGACGGCGACCATCCTGATCGTCGCAGTGGGCATGACGTACGTGATCGCCACGGGCGGCATTGACCTGTCGGTCGGGTCGATCATGGCGATCAGCGGCGCCATCGCGCCCTTGCTGTTCCTGAACGCGCACCTCTCGCCCGGCGTGGCCCTCGGGCTGGCGGTGCTGCTGCCGCTCACGGCGGCGGGCCTGTGCGGCGTGTTCAATGGCCTGCTGGTCACGCGCTTTCACGTGCAGCCGATTATTGCGACGCTGGTGCTGTTCATTGCCGGGCGCGGCATCGCGCAGGTCATCAGCGGCGGCGCCCTCGTGAACTTCCCGCCGTCCACCTTTACGTTCCTCGGCACCGCGCGCTTTTTCGGCGTGAACATTCAGGTGTTCCTGATGCTGCTGATCCTCGCGGTGGCGACGTGGGTGCTGCGCTCCACGCTGTTCGGCCGGCACGTCGTCGCGGTCGGTGGGAACGCCCAGGCGGCGTGGCTGTCCGGCGTGCCGGTCGCGCGCACCCGCGTGGCGGTGTACGCCATCAGTGGGATGCTCGCGGGCCTCGCGGGCCTGATCACCATTGCGGTGAACAACTCCTCGGACGCGAACCTAGTCGGGCAGAACATGGAGCTCGACGCGATCGCGGCGGTCGCGGTGGGCGGCACGGCTCTCAGCGGCGGGAAGGTAACGCTGTTCGGGACGCTCGTCGGCGCGCTGTTCATTCAGCTGCTGCGGTACACGCTGCTGGTTAAGGGCATGCCAGACGCCGCGGCCCTGATCGTGAAGGCGGCCATCATCATTGCGGCGGTCGCGCTGCAGTACAGGAGGAAATGA
- a CDS encoding ABC transporter substrate-binding protein: MNIKPVLLSAVAATLTLAAAQAALPKLAVKPKYRVCFNQSEMDNPWRLAQTKSMQDEAKRLGWTLVFTNANGSAAKQAADVRSCIAQRVDAIFLTPREEKPLTPVVLEAKRAGIPLFVIDRKVDEAVAKPGRDFVAFIGSDFYDEGRRAAEWLVKQTGGKAKIIELKGSTGSSPAIDREKGFGDYIKKYPGIKIIASQTGNFTRDEGRKVMETLIQAHPEATAVYAHNDEMALGAITALETAGRKPGKDITIVSIDGQRSALDAIIAGKLGATVECNPRFGVKAFQTLKDYAAGKQIAGRLVNEDRFFDITNAKQNLASAF, encoded by the coding sequence ATGAACATCAAACCCGTACTGCTGTCCGCCGTCGCCGCCACCCTCACCCTCGCCGCCGCACAGGCCGCCCTCCCCAAACTGGCCGTCAAACCCAAATACCGCGTGTGCTTCAACCAATCCGAAATGGACAACCCCTGGCGCCTCGCCCAGACGAAATCCATGCAGGACGAAGCCAAACGCCTCGGCTGGACGCTCGTCTTCACGAACGCCAACGGCTCCGCCGCCAAACAGGCCGCCGACGTCCGCTCCTGCATCGCGCAGCGCGTCGACGCCATCTTCCTCACCCCCCGCGAGGAAAAACCCCTCACGCCCGTCGTCCTCGAAGCCAAACGCGCCGGCATCCCCCTGTTCGTCATCGACCGCAAAGTCGACGAGGCCGTCGCCAAACCCGGCCGTGACTTCGTCGCGTTCATCGGCAGCGACTTCTACGACGAAGGCCGCCGCGCCGCCGAATGGCTCGTCAAACAAACCGGCGGCAAAGCGAAAATCATCGAGCTCAAAGGCTCCACCGGCTCCTCCCCCGCCATCGACCGCGAAAAGGGCTTCGGCGACTACATCAAGAAGTACCCGGGCATTAAGATCATCGCGTCGCAAACGGGGAACTTCACCCGCGACGAAGGCCGCAAGGTCATGGAAACGCTCATTCAGGCGCACCCCGAGGCGACCGCCGTGTACGCCCACAACGACGAGATGGCCCTCGGCGCCATCACGGCACTCGAAACGGCCGGCCGCAAACCCGGCAAGGACATCACCATCGTCAGCATCGACGGGCAACGTTCCGCCCTCGACGCGATCATCGCCGGGAAGCTCGGCGCGACCGTGGAATGCAACCCGCGTTTCGGCGTGAAGGCCTTCCAGACGCTCAAGGACTACGCCGCCGGCAAGCAGATCGCCGGGCGCCTCGTGAACGAGGACCGCTTCTTCGACATCACCAACGCCAAGCAGAACCTGGCCAGCGCCTTCTGA
- a CDS encoding carbohydrate ABC transporter permease — MLNTTRQRHTERAPLRRARRPWLTAALLVAPFLVAYLLFLIYPTLRVIQLSFTNADLAGQGHYVGLRNYAELFSNPTFWTALKNTALFILLTVIPNTALGLIFAMLVLRLRWLKNVVLAAFFLPYVLPVSVVTNIWNWVLDSNFGLVNYLTKSSVTWFQDPVWALPAVAFVTIWWTVGFNILLFIAGLQSIPRETYEAAALDGANSWQLFRHITWPGLWGVTSLVLLLQLIAQFKIFDQVYLLTGGGPFDKTLVMLLYAYREGFQQQHGGYASTIGVVLMVIILAVSALQARFLNRGRA, encoded by the coding sequence ATGCTCAACACCACCCGGCAGCGCCACACCGAGCGCGCACCGCTGCGCCGCGCCCGCCGACCCTGGCTGACCGCGGCGCTGCTGGTCGCGCCGTTCCTCGTGGCGTACCTGCTGTTCCTGATCTACCCGACGCTGCGCGTTATCCAGCTTAGCTTCACGAACGCCGACCTTGCCGGTCAGGGCCACTACGTCGGCCTGCGCAACTACGCGGAGCTGTTCAGCAACCCCACCTTCTGGACGGCCCTCAAGAACACCGCGCTCTTCATCCTGCTGACCGTCATTCCGAACACGGCGCTCGGCCTGATCTTCGCCATGCTGGTCCTGCGCCTCCGGTGGCTCAAGAACGTCGTGCTCGCGGCGTTCTTTCTGCCGTACGTCCTGCCGGTGAGCGTCGTCACGAACATCTGGAACTGGGTGCTCGACTCGAATTTCGGCCTCGTCAACTACCTCACCAAAAGTTCCGTGACGTGGTTCCAGGACCCCGTGTGGGCGCTGCCCGCCGTGGCGTTCGTGACGATCTGGTGGACGGTCGGGTTCAACATCCTGCTGTTCATCGCCGGCCTACAGAGCATCCCGCGCGAAACGTACGAGGCCGCCGCGCTCGACGGCGCGAACAGCTGGCAGCTCTTCCGGCACATCACCTGGCCGGGCCTGTGGGGCGTCACGAGCCTCGTGCTGCTGCTGCAGCTCATCGCGCAGTTCAAGATCTTCGACCAGGTGTACCTCCTCACCGGCGGCGGGCCGTTCGACAAGACGCTCGTCATGCTGCTGTACGCGTACCGCGAGGGCTTCCAGCAGCAGCACGGCGGGTACGCGAGCACCATCGGCGTCGTCCTGATGGTCATCATCCTGGCCGTCTCCGCCCTGCAAGCCCGTTTCCTGAACCGAGGTCGCGCATGA
- a CDS encoding carbohydrate ABC transporter permease, whose product MIGTRRTPSARLLGGVATLLTVLVAAAWVFPLYWTVATSLKPENDTIALPPTLWPHVVDTSAYTYIFQNSPLIRWYLNSVLTSVVITVLVLLLSMLCAYALSQLQFRGRKGLYWLVLAGFMLPFQASLVPLFMFLNDLGLVNSYAGLILPQLAAPVAVIIYKQFFDQIPPELGDAARMDGASEWRVLWSVFLPLNWNITVSLAIVTFIAAWNNFLLPFIVINDTPKLTIPVGITQVQSAYGVAYAKTMATAVTAALPTVIAYLIFQRRVTEGVMATSGLK is encoded by the coding sequence ATGATCGGTACCCGCCGCACCCCGTCCGCCCGCCTGCTCGGCGGCGTCGCCACGCTCCTCACGGTCCTGGTGGCCGCCGCGTGGGTGTTCCCGCTGTACTGGACGGTCGCCACGTCCCTGAAGCCCGAGAACGACACCATCGCCCTGCCGCCCACCCTGTGGCCACACGTGGTCGACACGAGCGCGTACACCTACATCTTCCAGAACAGCCCGCTGATCCGCTGGTACCTGAACAGCGTCCTCACGAGCGTCGTCATCACGGTGCTGGTGCTGCTGCTGTCCATGCTGTGCGCGTACGCGCTGTCGCAGCTGCAGTTCCGCGGGCGCAAGGGCCTGTACTGGCTGGTCCTCGCGGGGTTCATGCTGCCGTTCCAGGCGAGCCTGGTGCCGCTGTTCATGTTCCTGAACGACCTCGGCCTCGTGAACAGCTACGCGGGCCTGATCCTGCCGCAGCTCGCTGCGCCCGTCGCGGTGATCATCTACAAGCAGTTCTTCGACCAGATCCCCCCGGAACTCGGCGACGCGGCCCGCATGGACGGCGCGAGCGAGTGGCGGGTGCTGTGGAGCGTGTTCCTGCCGCTCAACTGGAACATCACCGTATCGCTCGCCATCGTGACGTTCATTGCCGCGTGGAACAACTTCCTGCTGCCGTTCATCGTCATCAACGACACGCCGAAGCTCACCATTCCGGTCGGCATCACGCAGGTGCAGTCCGCGTACGGCGTCGCGTACGCCAAGACCATGGCGACCGCCGTCACCGCCGCGCTCCCCACCGTCATCGCGTACCTGATTTTCCAGCGGCGCGTGACCGAAGGCGTCATGGCCACCTCCGGCCTGAAGTGA
- a CDS encoding ABC transporter permease: protein MALNMPAARAFPLRFLGGQGALIALVLLVGFAALRYDGFLSAYNISSFFRYNAMFMLIAIGMTFVIVTGGIDLSVGSVAAMASVMAALASPFGPLAGLLAGVVAGALVGLLNGIVITRLRVEPFIATLGTFLGARGVAQLASNQSAVSVDANGTFVRIGQGDWWGVPIPVVLTLAVFLVGFVLLRSTRFGRSALSIGDNEDAARLMGFNVGRVKLLVYVISGTLAGLAGVILASQFGAGQPTEGVGWELTAIAGVVVGGTLLTGGRGSLFNTVVGVTLLGLIFNVLNFENGKGIISIDVFWQNVIRGVFLLVVVVVQSSASRRRV, encoded by the coding sequence ATGGCCCTGAACATGCCTGCCGCGCGGGCGTTCCCGTTGCGCTTCCTGGGTGGTCAGGGGGCCCTGATCGCCCTGGTGCTGCTGGTCGGTTTCGCGGCCCTGCGCTACGACGGGTTCCTGAGCGCGTACAACATCAGCAGTTTCTTCCGGTACAACGCGATGTTCATGCTGATCGCCATTGGGATGACGTTCGTGATCGTTACGGGCGGCATTGACCTGTCGGTGGGGAGCGTCGCGGCCATGGCGAGCGTGATGGCGGCGCTGGCCAGTCCGTTCGGGCCGCTGGCGGGCCTGCTGGCGGGGGTGGTGGCGGGGGCGCTCGTGGGCCTGCTGAACGGTATCGTCATCACGCGCTTGCGGGTGGAGCCGTTCATTGCGACGCTCGGGACGTTCCTGGGGGCGCGCGGCGTGGCGCAGCTGGCGTCGAACCAGTCGGCGGTGAGTGTGGACGCGAACGGTACATTCGTGCGGATCGGTCAGGGTGACTGGTGGGGCGTGCCCATTCCGGTGGTCCTGACGCTCGCGGTGTTCCTGGTGGGGTTCGTGCTGCTGCGTTCCACGCGGTTTGGCCGCTCGGCGCTGAGCATCGGTGACAACGAGGATGCCGCGCGCCTGATGGGTTTCAACGTGGGGCGCGTGAAGCTGCTCGTGTACGTGATTTCCGGCACGCTCGCCGGGCTGGCCGGGGTGATTCTGGCGTCGCAGTTCGGGGCGGGGCAGCCCACGGAAGGGGTGGGCTGGGAGCTCACGGCGATTGCGGGCGTCGTGGTGGGCGGCACGCTGCTGACCGGGGGGCGCGGTTCGCTGTTCAACACGGTGGTGGGCGTGACGCTGCTGGGCCTGATTTTCAACGTCCTGAACTTCGAGAACGGGAAGGGCATTATCTCGATTGATGTGTTCTGGCAGAACGTGATTCGTGGGGTGTTCCTGCTGGTGGTCGTGGTGGTGCAGTCGAGCGCGAGTCGCCGCCGGGTCTGA
- a CDS encoding extracellular solute-binding protein yields MSHPRTLLALAVALSTTATAQTTVTFWDFFAGGDGARMKQIVDDFNKSQKDIVVQRTTLTWGAPFYTKIHTAVVAGQTPDVMTYHLSHLPAGLAQKDLRPITTAELSAAGLNPKDFQANLVQTMTGDARTQTGQAAWYGVPLDTHTFTVYYNKDLLKKAGLLGADGKPAAMNTVADLTRALQTIKQKTGVVPIALGSNQDPASVWRLWYTLFLQQGGTLDKNGKLNLADLDTKGKAALQVMADWSRDGLLSKNTTYPATVALFTSGRTAMMLNGNWEVPTMVDAKTKGQLRFDYGITSFPKLYGATSTWADSHMLAIPANAKKPMSAEKLNAALKFIAYANKQGGLTWAGGGHIPAYLPTQNNAKFKTLQPNVQFSATAAKNAKLEPTITMFGVGGPVYDAVGNAFTPVLLGQLPVDQGIAKFKTALQGFNK; encoded by the coding sequence ATGAGTCACCCCCGCACGCTGCTCGCCCTCGCCGTCGCCCTCAGCACCACCGCCACCGCCCAGACCACCGTGACCTTCTGGGACTTCTTCGCCGGCGGCGACGGCGCCCGCATGAAACAGATCGTCGACGACTTCAACAAATCCCAGAAGGACATCGTCGTGCAGCGCACCACCCTCACCTGGGGCGCCCCGTTCTATACCAAGATCCACACCGCCGTCGTTGCCGGCCAGACGCCCGATGTCATGACCTACCACCTCTCCCACCTGCCCGCCGGCCTCGCGCAGAAAGACCTGCGCCCCATCACCACCGCCGAACTCAGCGCCGCCGGCCTCAACCCCAAGGACTTCCAGGCGAACCTCGTCCAGACCATGACCGGCGACGCCCGCACGCAAACCGGCCAGGCCGCGTGGTACGGCGTCCCCCTCGACACCCACACCTTCACCGTCTACTACAACAAGGACCTCCTCAAAAAAGCCGGGCTGCTCGGCGCCGATGGCAAACCCGCCGCCATGAACACCGTCGCGGACCTCACCAGGGCCCTCCAGACCATCAAGCAGAAAACCGGCGTCGTGCCCATCGCGCTCGGCAGCAACCAGGACCCCGCCTCCGTGTGGCGCCTGTGGTACACCCTGTTCCTGCAGCAGGGCGGCACGCTCGACAAGAACGGCAAACTCAACCTCGCGGACCTCGACACCAAAGGCAAGGCCGCACTGCAGGTCATGGCCGACTGGAGCCGCGACGGGCTGCTCAGCAAGAACACCACCTACCCCGCCACCGTCGCGCTGTTCACCTCCGGCCGCACCGCCATGATGCTCAACGGCAACTGGGAAGTGCCCACCATGGTCGACGCGAAAACCAAAGGGCAGCTGCGCTTCGACTACGGCATCACCAGCTTCCCGAAACTGTACGGCGCCACCAGCACCTGGGCGGACTCGCACATGCTCGCCATCCCCGCCAACGCCAAGAAACCCATGAGCGCCGAGAAACTCAACGCCGCGCTGAAATTCATCGCGTACGCCAACAAGCAGGGCGGCCTCACCTGGGCGGGCGGCGGGCACATCCCCGCGTACCTCCCCACGCAGAACAACGCGAAATTCAAGACCCTGCAACCCAACGTGCAGTTCAGCGCCACCGCCGCGAAAAACGCCAAGCTCGAGCCGACCATCACGATGTTCGGCGTGGGCGGCCCCGTGTACGACGCGGTCGGTAACGCCTTCACGCCCGTACTGCTCGGCCAGCTGCCCGTCGACCAGGGCATCGCGAAGTTCAAGACGGCGCTGCAGGGCTTCAACAAGTGA
- a CDS encoding alpha-N-arabinofuranosidase: protein MTRGKDLHVNHTHAKVSLNTHRTIADISPLIFGGFAEHMGRCIYEGIYDPASPHADERGLRRDVIQALKETNYTIMRYPGGNFVSGYRWTDGIGPKADRPRRRALAWRSIETNQFGPHEFMEFAREIGTEPMWAVNLGTGSIQDAADLVEYMNLPVGTLYSDLRAQNGHAEPFGVKYWCLGNEMDGPWQIGQMDAVSYADKAVQAAKLMRWMDPTIKTIACGSSATSMPGYPDWDLTVLDRAYDHIDYFSMHHYAANPYPTISNTEGLPRDTDSYLASSILFEEHADTLAAAIRVAKAKNRSKKDVHLCWDEWNVWYRAKGGDGEWSEAPHILEEQYNLEDALVVATWLNTFLRKADVVKIACIAQIVNVIAPIMTNRDGLFKQTIFYPLTLFSNHARGYALDALVQAPLQETSRYGDVPQLDASASYDPTTGEGAVFLVNRSQTEPLTVSVCWEDVAPGAITRAWQMAGEDPLAANSFEQPDNVVAYELTAPRVDGRGVTVTLPPLSFTTYLTQHAVN from the coding sequence ATGACGCGCGGAAAGGACCTCCACGTGAACCACACGCACGCCAAGGTTTCCCTCAACACCCACCGCACCATCGCGGACATCTCGCCCCTGATCTTCGGCGGCTTCGCCGAACACATGGGCCGCTGCATCTACGAGGGCATCTACGACCCCGCCTCCCCGCACGCCGACGAGCGCGGCCTGCGCCGCGACGTCATCCAGGCGCTCAAGGAAACGAACTACACAATCATGCGCTACCCCGGCGGGAACTTCGTGTCCGGTTACCGCTGGACGGACGGCATCGGCCCGAAAGCGGACCGCCCGCGCCGCCGCGCCCTCGCCTGGCGCAGCATCGAAACCAATCAGTTCGGCCCGCACGAATTCATGGAATTCGCCCGCGAAATCGGAACGGAACCCATGTGGGCCGTGAACCTCGGCACCGGCAGCATCCAGGACGCCGCTGACCTCGTGGAGTACATGAACCTCCCCGTCGGCACGCTCTACAGCGACCTGCGCGCCCAGAACGGCCACGCTGAACCGTTCGGCGTGAAGTACTGGTGCCTCGGCAACGAAATGGACGGCCCCTGGCAGATCGGGCAGATGGACGCCGTCAGCTACGCCGACAAGGCTGTGCAGGCCGCCAAGCTGATGCGCTGGATGGACCCCACCATCAAGACCATCGCGTGCGGGTCGTCCGCGACGTCCATGCCCGGCTACCCGGACTGGGACCTGACCGTCCTGGACCGCGCGTACGACCACATCGACTACTTCTCGATGCACCACTACGCCGCGAACCCGTACCCGACCATCTCCAACACCGAGGGCCTACCGCGCGACACCGACTCGTACCTCGCGAGCAGCATCCTGTTCGAGGAGCACGCCGACACGCTCGCCGCGGCGATCCGCGTGGCGAAGGCCAAGAACCGCTCGAAAAAGGACGTGCACCTGTGCTGGGACGAGTGGAACGTCTGGTACCGCGCGAAGGGCGGCGACGGCGAGTGGAGTGAAGCGCCGCACATCCTGGAGGAGCAGTACAACCTGGAGGACGCGCTGGTCGTGGCGACGTGGCTGAACACGTTCCTGCGCAAGGCGGACGTCGTGAAGATCGCGTGCATCGCGCAGATCGTGAACGTGATCGCGCCGATCATGACGAACCGCGACGGGCTGTTCAAGCAGACGATCTTCTACCCGCTGACGCTGTTCAGCAACCACGCGCGCGGGTACGCGCTAGACGCGCTGGTGCAGGCGCCACTGCAGGAGACGTCGCGGTACGGGGACGTGCCGCAGCTGGACGCGTCGGCGAGTTACGACCCGACGACGGGCGAGGGGGCGGTGTTCCTGGTGAACCGCTCGCAGACAGAGCCGCTGACGGTGAGCGTGTGCTGGGAGGATGTGGCGCCGGGCGCGATCACGCGCGCGTGGCAGATGGCGGGCGAGGATCCGCTCGCGGCGAACAGCTTCGAGCAGCCGGACAACGTAGTGGCGTACGAGTTGACGGCGCCGCGTGTGGACGGGCGGGGGGTGACGGTGACGTTGCCGCCGCTGTCGTTCACGACGTACCTGACGCAGCATGCGGTGAACTGA
- a CDS encoding CopZ family metallochaperone: MKTELSISGMTCGHCQAAVTKALKDVPGVQNAEVNLQDGSATVEGDASAQALIAAVVEEGYGAQIRQ, from the coding sequence ATGAAAACCGAACTGAGCATCAGCGGCATGACCTGCGGCCACTGCCAGGCCGCCGTCACCAAGGCCCTCAAAGACGTCCCCGGCGTCCAGAACGCCGAAGTGAACCTCCAGGACGGTTCCGCCACCGTCGAGGGCGACGCCAGCGCGCAGGCGCTCATCGCGGCCGTCGTCGAGGAAGGCTACGGCGCGCAGATCCGCCAGTAA